TAATCTGATGTTCGATAACACTTTTTATTCCCCAGATATGGTCATCGTCCATGAGTATTCTTACCGTGATTTCTTTTTCAGTGATCATGTCACTAAGAATGTCTAGACATTCATCAACACATTGAGTGATAGAAACTCTCTGTATTTCTAATTGCTTTTTTCCAGATTCAAAGGCCTCAATTTCTTTAACAGATGAAATGAGATTAAATATTGTGTTACTACTTTTTTCTGTTGCGACTAGCTTCTTTTTAATTTTTGGATACATATCAGCGTGACCATTGACACCAACATGCTTATTAAGAAAAGCAATATTATTTTTAATAACAGTAATAGGGTTTGTTACATCGTGAGCGATAACTCTTAGTAGGTTCTGCTTAGAAATCGCTCTTGATCTAAGTTGATCTTCACTCACTTTTCTAAGTTGAATTAGAGATATAGTAAATCCAGAATGAAGAAAAATCATACCAAAGGCCGTTAGAATATGATTTAGAGCTACGCCTTCAGCAAGAAGGTAACTCTTGGTAAAAGTACCAAGACTTAGATCTAGGTATGCGATCACACTTACTACAACACATACTGCAGAAGAAACAAATATAGTGTGCTTCATATTACTTAGAATCCCTGTAATTACTGGGAGAATAGCAATCCAAACAAGTATAGGACTCAAGAAGCCGGCAGTAAGTAAAGCATAGTGAATTTGAAATAGACCACCTGGAATTATAATTGTATATAATGCTTTTTTAATAGAGCCCGTGTACTTGTAAACGAGTGGGGCCATCAGGTGAATAAAAGCATAGAAAAAGCCTGTGTACTTTATGCTTGGATGATTAATATAGTAGTAGGCCGTAATAGCATAGCCCCACATCAAAATTCCTGTTGCAGATGTAATCACTAACATTGAGTGTACTTTAAATAAATGGACCTGATCGAACTTGTCTTTTGGAGATAGGAGCCAATTATAAAAATTATGATAGATGCTTTTTAGGAAAGCGAATTTTTTCATAAGTTCTTATCGGCCATTTTTGTTCAAAATTTAGATAAACTAGTGATATATGGACATTAATTAATCTTCAAGTTTGGGCGCCGTGCTACACCATCCTGCGATTGTTTTTCTAGATCCTCGAGTGACTTTATTTACTTTGTGTTCAAATCCATACTCACCAGTGAGAAATACGGTGAGAACTTCTCTTGGTGGAGGGGAAATTGTTGTTACCTCTTCAGATTTCTTGAGTTTAAACAGAAGTTCACCTCCTGTAAGACTGGAATCATCATTAAATGACCAGGTGAATGCAATATGCCTGGAGCCATCGTCATGCCAGATACCATCTTCGTCAGTGGCTGCATCCCGTAAAGCGATAATATGCTCAGTGGAATCAAAAGGGTGAAATTTATTGAGAATATCCCTTAAATATCCACCTGGAGCAAGATAGCTAAAGAGAAGCTCATCAACTTGCTTCCAATCTGCTTGAATGAGCGCGATGTCCATCTCTTTAGGAAAGGGAACTTTCATTTGAAAGTGTCCTTTTTTAAAAAGTTCTGTAAATAATGGGAATTTATACTTGTCTAATTCGGTCATAATAAGAAACAATGTTTATATATTAGTACTTTTGTCCATTTTGCGTAGCTTAGTCAATGCAATATTATTAACTTTAAAATACCTAGGTTTATGAAGTCTTTTAAAAGTAAATTTATTCTTCTTTTTTTTGCGTGTGTTGGTCTAGGTCTTATCTATTACTTAAAGAATAATTTAACTCCCGAACTAGCGAGAGAGCATCATGGGAAAGAAGCACTAGTTATAACGAAAAAAGAATCTATCTTCCAAAAAAAAAATATTCAGCAACTAAAAAAACTAAGTCCGACAGAACTTGCTAAAAAGAGTGATGATTATAATAGGGAAGAGTTTAACAAGCTAATGAAAGCTCTTATTGATGTAGAAGCAAGTGTAAAAGAAAGGCAAAAGGTTTGCTCTCAAACTTTAAATAATGTTCTTCCTAATGATGATTACCTAGATATTAATACTATTATGTATAATGATTTTGATTCAGTGGTAGAGAACTTTAGAGCAGTCTTAAATGGAGCCATGTATCGCCCTGAAGTGGACCAAGGTTTTACTATTATTCACTCTCTCATTGAAGAGGAGTATCCAATTGACCCACTTATTATGTACAAAAGACTTGAGAGACTAGATATTTGCCGAGATCCAAAGGCCCTAAATTTTGTAGATACTGTATTTGAAGCATATAGGCTAAAGAAGTGGCCAAAGAATGTTGGAAACCAATTGATTCTAGAATCATTCGAGCTTTTAACTAATTCCCTTCGTACTAATAAGTCTGTTGAAAATTTACTCTACTTTAATAATTTAATTCTTGTTATGGCCGATAATGAAATTCTTCCTAAGACTTATTTAGAAGACCTAGAGGACTTAGGTAGAAGAATGAATGATAATCATAATATATTTAAGGAAAGCTTTGGTCCTAGGCACACAAGAGAAAAGAACTTAATGGCCCTTAGCGACTACTTAAGAAGAAACGATGAATATGCAACAGATCTACTTCAGCATGTAACTGACCTTAAGTATCAGCTCGAAATTAAATAGAATCCTCATCTTCCATACATAGATATATTTTACTTTCATCAACCTTTCGGTTTAACAATAAATCCTTTATTGTTGAAAGAATCCATAGCCGCATCGGTCTATTGTAACGAATCTTTCCATCAAAAGACTTTATGAGCTCACTTGAGAGTAGCTCACTTTTTGGGTAGTTCGATTGAACTTGATGATAAACATCCTTGGTAAAACGAACAACTCCTACCGAGATATATTCTAAAGAACTCATTGGAAGAACTGCGAGTGTTTCGTCAATGAGCTGAGCATACTTACTTGAGAAGTCATCATCGTAA
This window of the Halobacteriovorax sp. HLS genome carries:
- a CDS encoding sensor histidine kinase KdpD; its protein translation is MKKFAFLKSIYHNFYNWLLSPKDKFDQVHLFKVHSMLVITSATGILMWGYAITAYYYINHPSIKYTGFFYAFIHLMAPLVYKYTGSIKKALYTIIIPGGLFQIHYALLTAGFLSPILVWIAILPVITGILSNMKHTIFVSSAVCVVVSVIAYLDLSLGTFTKSYLLAEGVALNHILTAFGMIFLHSGFTISLIQLRKVSEDQLRSRAISKQNLLRVIAHDVTNPITVIKNNIAFLNKHVGVNGHADMYPKIKKKLVATEKSSNTIFNLISSVKEIEAFESGKKQLEIQRVSITQCVDECLDILSDMITEKEITVRILMDDDHIWGIKSVIEHQIICNIVTNTIKFSENKSEILIHSKKVNKEVHLIIKDQGIGIPDYILRKIFDPLASTSRLGTNGEKGTGFGLPIAKRSIGLLGGTLQITSRTSYEYIEDHGTIFKICFQNADYSFLQSIKA
- a CDS encoding 2OG-Fe(II) oxygenase, which translates into the protein MKVPFPKEMDIALIQADWKQVDELLFSYLAPGGYLRDILNKFHPFDSTEHIIALRDAATDEDGIWHDDGSRHIAFTWSFNDDSSLTGGELLFKLKKSEEVTTISPPPREVLTVFLTGEYGFEHKVNKVTRGSRKTIAGWCSTAPKLED